A stretch of the Musa acuminata AAA Group cultivar baxijiao chromosome BXJ2-7, Cavendish_Baxijiao_AAA, whole genome shotgun sequence genome encodes the following:
- the LOC135617943 gene encoding protein transport protein SEC13 homolog B-like, whose amino-acid sequence MPSQKIETGHQDVVHDVSMDYYGKRLATASSDAAIKIIGVSGSSHQHLATLTGHQGPVWQVTWAHPKFGSMLASCSYDGRVIIWKEGSKPDEWSQAHVFTEHKSSVNSIAWAPYELGLRLASGSSDGNISVFTARTDGGWDTTRIDQAHPVGVTSVSWAPALAPGALVGSGQFYPVEKLVSGGCDNTVKVWKLYNGIWKMDCFPALQMHADWVRDVAWAPNLGLPKSTIASASQDGTVVIWTVAKEGEQWEGKVLNDFHNPVWRVSWSLTGSILAVADGNNNVTLWKEAVDGEWQQVMTVEP is encoded by the coding sequence ATGCCTTCCCAGAAGATAGAGACAGGTCACCAGGATGTTGTTCATGATGTATCGATGGACTACTACGGCAAGCGCCTGGCCACGGCTTCTTCTGATGCGGCTATTAAGATCATCGGGGTCAGTGGTTCTTCGCACCAGCATCTTGCAACATTGACCGGCCACCAAGGTCCAGTGTGGCAGGTCACTTGGGCCCACCCCAAGTTCGGATCCATGCTGGCCTCTTGCAGCTATGATGGTAGGGTGATCATCTGGAAAGAAGGGAGCAAGCCTGACGAGTGGTCTCAGGCTCATGTTTTCACGGAGCACAAATCCTCTGTCAATTCCATCGCATGGGCGCCATACGAGCTTGGCCTCCGCTTGGCAAGTGGTTCCTCGGATGGGAATATATCGGTCTTCACGGCTCGAACGGATGGTGGCTGGGATACCACTAGAATCGACCAGGCACACCCAGTCGGTGTGACTTCGGTGTCCTGGGCCCCAGCTTTGGCCCCTGGTGCACTTGTTGGTTCAGGCCAGTTTTATCCTGTCGAAAAGCTCGTCTCTGGTGGCTGTGATAACACGGTTAAAGTGTGGAAACTTTACAATGGTATATGGAAGATGGATTGTTTTCCTGCACTTCAAATGCATGCTGATTGGGTGAGAGATGTGGCTTGGGCACCGAATCTGGGGCTCCCTAAATCTACCATTGCAAGTGCTTCGCAGGATGGCACCGTAGTCATATGGACCGTGGCAAAGGAAGGTGAACAGTGGGAGGGTAAAGTTCTGAATGATTTTCACAATCCTGTGTGGAGGGTTTCTTGGTCACTTACGGGGAGTATATTGGCTGTGGCTGACGGGAACAACAATGTCACCTTGTGGAAAGAAGCAGTAGATGGGGAGTGGCAGCAGGTGATGACGGTTGAGCCTTAG